A part of Ziziphus jujuba cultivar Dongzao chromosome 8, ASM3175591v1 genomic DNA contains:
- the LOC107404197 gene encoding uncharacterized protein LOC107404197: protein MKFQNIVGAVLRLIFAAGGLILLFHGSFSKIQFEDHASLKGTCFIILSLGVGFFVYKPLECNDMFEKLRTMHFLVGAVVKLLLLGLFSMVIFFTKYPGLKLHHSEGKRSRKVYDLLGVGSFSVFALVISWERRHGGGEGFGVFEYMLELTMDASMEIPAGHEDGSGPNLWYMVGAYVYCFLLLIIRSYGNSLSNSAGQQDTLLLDQNENSLSTEQEIRSYGNSLDNSVGQQDTLLRDQNGNSSSTEQEISDLELGLRNRRRLQEENYQLISDHRNSLSNSVGQQDTLLRDQNGNSLSTEQEIRSYGNSLSNSVGQQDTLLRDQTGNSLSTEQEISNLELGLRNRRRNRRSTGIGGVVNKKSGTWS from the coding sequence ATGAAGTTCCAAAACATTGTAGGGGCTGTTCTAAGGTTAATCTTTGCTGCTGGAGGCCTGATCTTACTGTTCCACGGATCCTTCTCGAAGATACAATTTGAAGATCACGCAAGCTTGAAAGGCACGTGTTTTATCATTCTCAGTCTTGGTGTTGGTTTCTTTGTGTATAAGCCTCTGGAATGTAATGATATGTTTGAGAAGTTACGTACGATGCATTTCTTGGTGGGTGCCGTCGTGAAGTTACTTTTGCTGGGTTTATTCTCTATGGTGATTTTCTTTACCAAGTATCCCGGGCTCAAACTTCATCATTCAGAGGGAAAGAGATCGCGGAAGGTATATGATTTATTGGGTGTTGGATCGTTTTCTGTTTTTGCTTTGGTGATATCATGGGAAAGGCGGCATGGTGGTGGGGAAGGATTCGGTGTCTTCGAATATATGCTTGAGTTGACTATGGATGCTTCTATGGAGATTCCTGCTGGACATGAGGATGGATCAGGACCAAATCTTTGGTATATGGTTGGTGCTtatgtttattgttttttgttacTTATCATCAGAAGTTATGGGAATTCCTTGAGTAACTCTGCTGGTCAACAGGATACTCTGTTGCTAGACCAAAATGAGAATTCCTTGAGTACTGAACAAGAAATCAGAAGTTATGGGAATTCCTTGGATAACTCTGTTGGTCAACAGGATACTCTGTTGCGAGACCAAAATGGGAATTCCTCGAGTACTGAACAAGAAATCAGTGACCTGGAGTTAGGGTTGAGGAATAGAAGGAGGTTGCAAGAAGAAAATTATCAGCTAATATCTGATCATAGGAATTCCTTGAGTAACTCTGTTGGTCAACAGGATACTCTGTTGCGAGACCAAAATGGGAATTCCTTGAGTACTGAACAAGAAATCAGAAGTTATGGGAATTCCTTGAGTAACTCTGTTGGTCAACAGGATACTCTGTTGCGAGACCAAACTGGGAATTCCTTGAGTACTGAACAAGAAATCAGTAACTTGGAGTTAGGGTTGAGGAATAGGAGGAGGAATAGGAGGAGTACTGGAATAGGAGGAGTAGTGAACAAGAAATCAGGAACTTGGAGTTAG